One region of Parafrankia irregularis genomic DNA includes:
- a CDS encoding ketosteroid isomerase-related protein yields the protein MSSYRFAVLWLKAFRESAEKVCALYADDFLFEDLILDQSITDKEELHRVFAPYANADRDNGIGINCFRIDEYIGDSRSGIIRWSWEPDGAAAFLGVPTAGKPFSTSGQTFHVYDTDGRIRRESTYWDAVAPLAAIGLPLSVHGGVAGPPVAAATRAS from the coding sequence ATGTCCTCGTACCGATTCGCCGTACTCTGGTTGAAGGCGTTCCGTGAGAGCGCGGAGAAGGTCTGCGCTCTCTACGCCGACGACTTCCTCTTCGAGGATCTGATCTTAGACCAGTCCATCACCGACAAAGAGGAGCTGCACCGGGTCTTCGCCCCGTATGCGAACGCGGACCGGGACAACGGGATCGGCATCAACTGCTTCCGCATCGACGAGTACATCGGCGATTCCCGCAGCGGCATCATCCGGTGGTCCTGGGAACCTGACGGGGCCGCGGCCTTCCTCGGCGTGCCCACCGCCGGAAAGCCCTTCAGCACCAGCGGTCAGACCTTCCACGTCTACGACACCGACGGGCGCATCAGGCGCGAGTCGACCTACTGGGACGCGGTCGCCCCACTCGCCGCGATCGGCCTGCCGCTGTCAGTCCACGGTGGTGTCGCCGGGCCGCCGGTCGCAGCCGCGACGCGCGCCAGCTGA
- a CDS encoding ABC transporter substrate-binding protein — protein sequence MQTPSTIPVAERDGARTGPRGSGGNARQARRRLRAVMTAALLATALIAAGACSAGETSTPAAACISPGVEPDAIELGVLYPDSGSFSTTFRGFRDGLAARLEIENSRGGVHGREITYTRADDRANTETNLTEAIRLVEKEQVFAVIEGSVAEAGSAHYLDAQGVPVTGLGPSAVWNNHRNMFTWSSLVSQTAVTTAWGQIARQQGGTRAAVLAVVNVPSSQELATTLSASMRWAGIPTVYTNLRLYSLSNVDRMAEAIVAAQADVVTGVVTPEIWGELASALREAGARIAVPLFPNGYDRASLISTGPVLAGMYIGQVTAPFELGLPAHQEYFNALTQYAPEITVQENQLALNGWLAADLMLRGLKEAGPCPSRAGFIDALRSVRHYDGGGLVRPAIDLSTYTLPSACLNVVQVDPTGQSYQLVGDGPVCGQIQTVS from the coding sequence ATGCAAACGCCGAGCACCATCCCGGTCGCGGAACGGGACGGGGCCCGCACAGGGCCACGCGGCAGTGGTGGCAATGCCCGGCAGGCGCGGCGACGGCTACGGGCTGTGATGACCGCCGCCTTACTCGCGACGGCGCTCATCGCCGCCGGAGCCTGCAGCGCTGGCGAAACGAGTACACCGGCGGCGGCGTGCATCTCCCCCGGAGTGGAGCCGGACGCCATTGAGCTCGGTGTCCTGTACCCGGACTCCGGCAGCTTCTCCACGACATTCCGGGGGTTCCGCGACGGACTGGCGGCCCGCCTGGAGATCGAGAACTCCCGCGGCGGCGTCCACGGCCGCGAGATCACCTACACCAGGGCGGACGACAGGGCGAACACGGAGACCAACCTGACGGAGGCCATTCGCCTCGTCGAGAAGGAGCAGGTCTTCGCCGTGATCGAGGGGTCGGTCGCCGAGGCCGGTTCGGCGCATTACCTGGACGCGCAGGGCGTGCCGGTCACCGGCCTCGGCCCCTCCGCCGTCTGGAACAACCACAGGAACATGTTCACCTGGTCCTCACTGGTCAGCCAGACCGCCGTGACCACCGCCTGGGGTCAGATCGCCCGCCAACAGGGCGGCACCCGGGCGGCGGTACTCGCGGTCGTCAACGTCCCGTCCTCACAGGAGCTCGCCACAACCCTTTCGGCCAGCATGCGCTGGGCAGGCATCCCGACGGTATACACGAATCTCCGGCTCTATTCCCTGTCGAACGTCGACCGGATGGCCGAGGCGATCGTCGCCGCCCAGGCCGACGTCGTGACCGGGGTCGTCACCCCCGAAATCTGGGGCGAGCTGGCGTCGGCGCTGCGGGAGGCGGGTGCGCGGATCGCCGTCCCGCTGTTCCCCAACGGATACGACAGGGCGTCACTCATCAGCACCGGCCCCGTGCTCGCGGGCATGTACATCGGCCAGGTGACCGCCCCCTTCGAACTCGGACTGCCCGCCCACCAGGAGTACTTCAACGCCCTGACGCAGTACGCCCCCGAGATCACCGTGCAGGAGAACCAGCTGGCGCTCAACGGCTGGCTCGCCGCCGATCTGATGCTGCGGGGCCTCAAGGAGGCCGGGCCCTGCCCGTCCCGGGCCGGGTTCATCGACGCGCTGCGCTCGGTCCGGCACTACGACGGCGGCGGGCTGGTGCGCCCGGCAATCGACCTGAGCACCTACACGCTGCCGAGCGCCTGCCTCAACGTCGTCCAGGTTGACCCCACCGGGCAGAGCTATCAGCTCGTCGGGGACGGGCCGGTCTGCGGCCAGATCCAGACCGTGTCCTGA
- a CDS encoding acyl-CoA dehydrogenase family protein, translated as MGKHDVEMTPDEQAEVLQAARSLAKEFAEIGPGADAENRFPVELVARYKESGLVPLAVPKKYGGLGADIWTTARVSRELAKGDPAIALAFNMHQTMVGIFRGLLDEPTRERVFGQVVREEKIICGPFSEDRAGLSGLADTIAVPDESGGWRITGKKTWATLCLGADIIAFNATITDPDGVLPTDFQDHASREAVFVLPMNSPGISVVETWDTMGMRATGTHTVVFDKVLAPTDSYGGNFRQGLFGEFEWASMSFAGVYCGLAEKAYLETREILKKKTLGATMEGSDVALKGVGYVQHGLGRMCLETEAAIRTLEATARILIDGRDAEWNPIARTAFLDVAKVTTTETAIRVTDTALRLVGGSSFRRGHVLERLYRDARGGPFHPMTTDQAYDLLGRSELGLLGAP; from the coding sequence ATGGGCAAGCACGATGTCGAGATGACCCCGGACGAGCAGGCGGAGGTGTTACAGGCGGCTCGCTCGCTGGCGAAGGAGTTCGCCGAGATCGGGCCGGGGGCTGACGCGGAGAACCGTTTCCCGGTCGAGCTCGTCGCGCGGTACAAGGAGAGCGGTCTGGTGCCGCTCGCGGTGCCGAAGAAGTACGGCGGCCTGGGCGCCGACATCTGGACGACCGCGCGTGTCTCCCGCGAGCTCGCGAAGGGTGACCCAGCCATCGCGCTGGCCTTCAACATGCACCAGACGATGGTGGGAATCTTCCGCGGGCTGCTCGACGAGCCGACCCGGGAGCGGGTCTTCGGGCAGGTCGTCCGTGAAGAGAAGATCATCTGTGGCCCGTTCAGCGAGGATCGGGCCGGCCTCTCCGGGCTCGCGGACACGATCGCGGTGCCCGACGAAAGCGGTGGCTGGCGCATCACCGGTAAGAAGACCTGGGCCACGCTGTGCCTCGGGGCCGACATCATCGCGTTCAACGCGACGATCACCGATCCCGACGGAGTGCTCCCGACCGACTTCCAGGACCACGCCTCGCGCGAAGCCGTGTTCGTCCTGCCCATGAACAGCCCGGGAATCAGCGTCGTCGAGACCTGGGACACGATGGGCATGCGTGCTACGGGCACGCACACCGTGGTGTTCGACAAGGTTCTGGCACCCACCGACTCCTACGGCGGGAACTTCCGCCAGGGACTTTTCGGCGAGTTCGAATGGGCCTCGATGAGCTTCGCGGGTGTCTACTGCGGGCTCGCCGAGAAGGCCTACCTTGAGACCCGCGAGATTCTGAAGAAGAAGACGCTCGGCGCGACGATGGAGGGATCCGACGTCGCGCTCAAGGGCGTCGGGTACGTGCAGCACGGGCTCGGGCGGATGTGCCTGGAGACCGAGGCCGCCATCCGTACGCTGGAGGCGACCGCCCGCATCCTCATCGACGGACGCGACGCCGAGTGGAACCCGATCGCGCGGACGGCATTCCTCGACGTCGCCAAGGTCACCACGACCGAGACCGCGATCCGGGTCACCGACACGGCGTTGCGGCTGGTCGGCGGCTCCTCGTTCCGCCGCGGACACGTCCTTGAGCGCCTCTATCGGGACGCACGCGGCGGCCCCTTCCACCCCATGACCACGGACCAGGCATATGACCTGCTGGGCCGCAGCGAACTGGGCCTGCTCGGCGCACCGTAG
- a CDS encoding helix-turn-helix transcriptional regulator: MTAASSRRGARTLFPAATGDRSWRQREGTLAARVDSLRAAVHEALGEPRSGRSTRGRAAPASVAQDWTATWTMVSALAEACVEWLRCCGDPDAPGARRLCELVLNLHELGVELCEHELESRARRLADCATGLRRLRDLSSSTDLFTQACQELVGRCGFGRAVLSRVEHHTWRPWTAFFSNDHEFQSWFAEWIDQPIPLAAQAPETLLLAGHGPALVQDTESAAVHRPIIIESGRSTSYVVAPVMRGNEVVGLLHADHFPSPKRVDDFDREVLWSFAAGFGHVFERLALMERLRAHRDLVRGVLSTTARSMDEICEARIDLLPDASAGAMARDAPVPGSPAPGPRVLGKLTVREAEVFELMIAGATNSVIAERLIITEETVKSHVKHILRKLGVANRSQAIAASLGTSGAGQAWRPAADSDRPRASERWDARQPR; this comes from the coding sequence TCGCCGCCCGGGTCGACTCCCTGCGCGCGGCGGTCCACGAGGCGCTCGGCGAGCCGCGTTCGGGCCGCAGCACGCGGGGACGTGCCGCTCCCGCGTCCGTGGCCCAGGACTGGACGGCGACCTGGACGATGGTCTCAGCGCTTGCCGAGGCGTGCGTGGAATGGCTGCGCTGCTGCGGTGACCCCGACGCCCCGGGCGCGCGGCGGCTCTGCGAGCTGGTGCTCAATCTGCACGAACTCGGTGTCGAGCTCTGCGAGCACGAACTGGAGAGCCGGGCCCGGCGACTGGCCGACTGCGCAACCGGACTGCGCCGGCTACGCGACCTGTCGAGTTCGACGGACCTGTTCACCCAGGCGTGCCAGGAGCTGGTCGGCAGATGCGGCTTCGGCCGCGCGGTGCTCTCCCGGGTGGAACACCACACCTGGCGGCCGTGGACGGCCTTCTTCAGCAACGACCACGAGTTCCAGTCGTGGTTCGCGGAGTGGATCGACCAGCCCATTCCGCTCGCCGCGCAGGCGCCGGAGACCCTGCTGCTCGCCGGGCACGGTCCCGCGCTCGTCCAGGACACCGAAAGTGCCGCGGTGCACCGGCCGATTATCATCGAATCGGGCCGGTCCACGTCCTACGTGGTGGCCCCCGTCATGCGCGGGAACGAGGTGGTCGGTCTGTTACACGCCGACCACTTCCCCTCACCGAAGCGCGTGGATGATTTCGATCGCGAGGTGCTCTGGTCCTTCGCCGCGGGCTTCGGCCACGTCTTCGAACGGCTCGCGCTGATGGAGCGCCTGCGAGCCCACCGGGACCTGGTACGCGGTGTTCTGTCGACGACCGCACGTTCCATGGACGAGATCTGTGAGGCGAGGATCGACCTTCTGCCCGACGCATCCGCCGGCGCGATGGCCCGCGACGCACCTGTCCCCGGCTCCCCGGCCCCCGGGCCACGTGTGCTCGGGAAGCTGACCGTCCGCGAGGCGGAGGTCTTCGAGCTGATGATCGCGGGCGCGACGAACAGCGTGATCGCCGAACGTCTGATCATCACCGAGGAGACGGTGAAGTCACACGTGAAGCACATTCTGCGCAAGCTCGGCGTCGCGAACCGCTCGCAGGCCATCGCCGCCAGCCTCGGCACGAGCGGGGCAGGTCAGGCATGGAGGCCCGCGGCCGATTCGGATCGGCCGCGGGCGTCCGAACGGTGGGATGCTCGGCAGCCAAGGTGA